The Pyxidicoccus sp. MSG2 DNA segment GGTGCCACCCTGTTTGCCCAGCGCGCGCACCGGGAGGATGCGCGCATTCCACGCCACGCCCGCCACGCCGCTGGTGTTGTCCGTCTGCGCGGCCACGGTGCCCGCCACGTGCGAGCCGTGCCACGAGGAGCCACCGCTCGGCTCGTCGCCGCCCTCGTCCAGCGGGTTGGCGTCACGGCCGTTGGCATCGCCCGCGTTGGCCGAGTCCTGAATCATGTCGTAGCCGGGGAGCCTGCGGTTATCCAGGTCCGGGTGCGGGACGATGCCGGTGTCGATGACCGCCACCACCACGCCCGTCGCGTCGGACTCGATGTCCCACGCGGAGGGCAGGTTGATGGTGGGGTAGTGCCACTGGATGCTGTAGCCCTTGTCGTTCGGAACCTTCAGCTTGTACATGCGGAGGTTCCGGTCCGCGTAGCGAACACCCGGCAGCTTCGCGAGCTGCGTCACCAGCCCGCGCGTCTCGTCAGCCGTCACCGCGTGGCCGTCGACCGCCTCGAAGCCCACCAGGTGCAGGTACTCACTGGCGTAGCCCTTGTGCACCGCGCGGTAGCCGGAGAGCTTCGCGGTCTCCAGCACGTGCTCGGGTGACAGGCCCGCCTCTTCGAAGCGCAGGATGACGTCCCCGGGAATGGTGGGGTCCGTCTGCGGAATGCGCGCCAGCGGCGGCGCACCCGTCGGCGGCGGAACGATGGGCAGGTCCGGGTCCGTCACCACCGGACCGTCCTTGCGCAGGTGCATGCCGCGCAGCTTCTCCTTCAGCTTCGTCAGCTCGGCCTTGCTCAGCGGCGAGTGCACGACGCGGGAGACGCCACCCTCGGAGGACTCGTCATTGCTGCGGAACGGCGTCAGCTCGCCCTTGATGGTGGCAGTCGCGTTCGGATTGCCCGCGTCGGGACGGTCATCATCGTCGTCCTCGCCCGGGCAGGCGGTGGCGGTGAGCAACAGGAGACCCAGCAACAGCAGGCGGCGCATTCGGACAGACCCCCTCGGAACAACGGTCAGTGGGGGCAGCCTAGCATCGCCCGTGCGAGCGAAAACCGATTCTCAGCTCGCCATCACCTCGCCGCTTCCGCCCTCCGTGTCCTCCCCAACGTTGCCCTCGGCCTCGTCCTCCAGCTCGTCAACGCCGCGGGGCACGCCGTCCACATACGTGACGACGTTTCCCGGCATCGCGGGCACGCGGGGACCCGGTGTCACCACGCCGGTGAGGTTGAGCGGGTCCACGCCGGACAACTGCACCCGCACGCCCGACGGAGCCTGACGGCGCACCGCGCGCGCCACGTCCACCGCCTCCGGCAGCGCGAACTGCTCGCCCACGAAGCCCGCCACGAAGCGGCCACCGCGCACCTCGCCGCGCGCCTCCATGCGCCGGTAGACGAAGAGCAACTCGCGCCACGTGGGCGCCAGCGCCTCGCGCATGACCAGGTCCCTCCAGACGATGCCGTAGCGCTGGAGGAACAGCCGCGCGAGCTGGTCCATCACCTCGTCCTGGGGCTTCGGCTCGGCCGGGGCCAGCAGGCTCCAGCGTCCCGGGCCGCCGCGCTGCAACAGCTTCTGTCGCTTGCGGTGCGCCGGGCTCTGGAGGATGCGCAGGTTCTGCACCGCGTCCGCCGTCACCAGCCCGCGCGCCACCAGCTCCCACAGCGCGTCTTCAATTTCCGCGGGCAGCCGCCGCGCGCGCGACACCAGGTCCTGGAAGAAGCACGCGCCCCGGCGCTCCAGCACCGACACCACGTCCTTCGCGGGCACGCTCAAGTCGGGCGGCGTCCACACGTCGCCGTCGGCCAGCACCGCATGCGGGCGCGCCGCGGTGAGCATCCACTCCAGGTCCTCGCGCAGGGTGAAGGTCAGCGGCGCGTTGCGCGTGGGCGAGGCCCGCGAGCGCGGCGGCGGCGCGGGCTCCGGGTCCACCGGAGCGCCCCGGCGCGGGCCCGGCGGCGGCTTCGCGTCCTTCATCGTCAGCCGGCCCCAGGCCACCTCGCCCGCGTAGCAGGCCCGCTCCAGCATGTCCGGCGTGTAGCCGCGCATGCGCGCGGGCAGCAGGAAGCGCTCCCACGCGGAGGCCGGCGCCTCGTAGCCTTGCAGCAGGCGCACCGCCTTGAGCAGACCGGTGGAGCCGCGCAGCGCGTCCACGTCCTCCATGTGATGCCACCGGAAGAGGAAGCGCATGAAGTCCTGCGCGCTCAGCGGCTCGATTTCCTTGCGCAGCCGGCCCACCGTCATCCGGTGGATGCGCTGGAGCAGGCGCCTGTCGCACCACTCCAGCGGCGGCGTCTCGCCCGGAGCGAGCGGGGACTCCAGCGCGCGGAAGCGGCCGCGCAGCACGGAGCCCTGGGACTCCAGGCCGTGCAGGGCCACATTCACCTCGTCCTCGGAGAGCACGGTGAGCCGGGCCAGTTCCGCGACGGTGGTGGGCCCCAGCATCTCCATGCGCCCGCGCACCACCTGGAAGATGGCGGCGTCGCGCTCCACGGGCCGGTCGTACTCCAGCACCGGCAGCGGCGGCTGCGTCACCGCGTCCGGGAAGAGCGCGCGCACCGCGTTGCCCCGCTCCGCCGACACCAGGAAGCGCCCCGCCGGCAGCTCCAGCCACGCCACCCGCCCCTGCTTGAACAGGGGCACCTCCAGCCCGCGCGGCACCTCGTGCGCGTGGACGAGAATCAGCTGCAACAGCGCGTCGTGCAGCTCGTCCTCGTCGCGCATGGGCGGCGCGGCGTCCTCCACCACCGTGGCGATGGCCGCCGCGTCCAGCGCGCCGAAGGCCGCCGCGTCCTCGGCGGGCATGGCGCGGCGCAGGGCCACGTTGCGCACGCGGCGCTCCTCGGCCGGCGCGTCGTCGAGGAAGGTGTACGGCTGGCTGTGAATCATCGCGTGCGCGAAGACGCTCGGCTCCGGCACGTCGCGCGCTTCCAGCTTGATGCGGCCGTCGCGCATGCGACGCAGCACCTCGCGCAGGCCGTCGATGTCCATCGCCTCGCGCAGGCAGTCGTCCATCGTCTGCTTCACCAGCGGGTGGTCCGGCAGTTCAATATCGCCGCCCCCGTGGTTGTCCTGGCAGCCCACCTGCGCGGGGAAGACGGCGGCGAGCAGGTCCTCGCTGCGCGCGCGCTGGAGGTTGGGCGCCACGCGCTTGCCGCCCATCATCCGGTGCAGCGCCAGCGCCCGCGTGGCCACCCAGCGGAAGCGCGTACCGAAGATGGGCGCCTGCAACACCGCCTGCACCAGCACCTCCTCCACGTGGTCCGGATGGAGGAAGTCGAAGATGTCCGCCAGCGGGAAGGAGTGCTGCTCACCCAGCGACAGGAGGATGCCGTCCTCGGTGGCCGCCGCCTGCAACTCGAAGTCGAACGAGCGGCAGAAGCGCTTGCGCAGCGCCAGACCCCACGCGCGGTTGATGCGGCTGCCAAAGGGCGCGTGGATGATGAGCTGCATGCCACCCGCCTCGTCGAAGAAGCGCTCGGCCACAATCGTGGTGTGGCTGGGCACCGCGTCGAGCATCTTCTTGCCCAGTCGCAGGTAGCCCATGAGCGCGTCCACCGCGGGCGGCGGCATGCGCAACTGTTTCTCCAGGAAGGACTGCGCGTCCTCGCGCTCGAGCAACTCCTGGCGCAGCCGGCCCACCTGGGAGGACAGCTCGTCGGTGCGGCCCGGCGCCTCGCCGCGCCAGAAGGGCACGTTGGGCGGCGCGCCCCTCGCGTCCTCCACCACCACCGTGCTGCCCATGACCCGTTGAATCCGCCACGCGGTGCTGCCCAGCAGGAAGATGTCCCCGGGCGAGGACTCCACCGCGAAGTCCTCATCCAGCGTGCCCACCACCTTGCCCTCGGGCTCGGCGGTGACGCTGAAGGTGAAGGTGTCCGGGATGGCGCCGCCGTTGGTGAGCGCCGTAATCCGCACGCCCCTGCGGCCCTTGAGGCGCTGGTTGACGCGGTCCCTGTGCAGGTGGATGCCGGCCCGGCCCCGCGCGGCGGCGATGCCCTCCGACAGCACCTCCAGCACGCCCTGGTACTCCTCCCACGTGAGGTCGCGGTAGGGGTACGCGCGCTGGAAGAGACTGAAGAGGGCGCGCTCGTCCCACTCCTCGCAGGCGCACGCGGCGACAATCTGCTGCGCCAGCACGTCCAACGGCTTCTGCGGAATGCGCACCGCGTCCAGGTCGCCCTCGTGCACGGCGTTGAGGAGCGCGGCGCACTCCATCAACTCGTCGCGCGTCATCGCGAAGACGATGCCCTTGGAGATGGCGGCCTTGTGGTGGCCCGCGCGGCCCACACGCTGGAGGAGCACGGAGATGGCGCGCGTGCTGCCCAACTGCACCACCAGGTCCACGTTGCCCACGTCGATACCCAACTCCAGCGACGCGGTGGCCACCATGGCGCGCAATTGCCCGGCCTTCAGCTTCTCCTCCGCCGCCAGCCGGATTTCGCGCGACATGCTGCCGTGGTGGGCCGCGACGGTGCCTTCACCGAGCCGCTCGCCCAGGTCATGCGCCACGCGCTCCGCCATCTTCCGCGTGTTGACGAAGATGAGCGTGGTGCGGTGCTGCCCCGTCAGCTCCACCAGCCGGTCATAGATCTGGCCCCACATCTCGTGCGTGGCGAGCGAGGACAGCTCCGCGTCCGGAATCTCCAGCGTCAAATCCCACGGGCGCAGGTGGCCCACCTCCACGCGCCGGCACTCGCGGTGGGAGGCGCCGGTGAGGAAGCCGGAGATGGCGTCCAGCGGCTTCTGCGTGGCGGACAGGCCGATGAGCTGCGGCCGCACCTCCGTGAGCGCCTTGAGCCGCTCCATGGACAGGGTGAAGTGACTGCCCCGCTTGTCGCGCGCCAGGGCGTGGATTTCGTCCACGATGACGGTGCGCACCTTGCGCAGCGTGGCGCGGGCGCGCTCGGCGGTGAGGTAGAGGTAGAGCGACTCCGGCGTGGTGATGAGGATGTGCGGCGGGCGGCGCACCATCTGCGCGCGCTCGGAGGCCGGTGTGTCCCCGCTTCTCACCTGCACGCGGAGGTCCTGGGGCGTGTAGCCCTCTCCGCGCGCGCGGGTAAGCAACTCCTCCAGCGGCTGGAGGAGGTTCTTCTGCACGTCGTTGCCCAGCGCCTTGAGCGGCGACACGTAGAGCACCTGCGTGGCGTCCGGCAGCGTGCCCTCCAGCGCGAGGCGGAAGAGGGAGTCCAGCGCGGCGAGGAAGGCAGTGAGCGTCTTGCCGCTGCCCGTGGGCGCGGCGATGAGCACGTCCTGGCCGGCCTGGATGAGCGGCCAGCCCTCCACCTGGGGGCGGGTGGGCTCGCCCAGCCGCTCGGCGAACCAGCGACGCACCACGGGATGGAACGACGCCAGCGCGGGATGCGCCGCGCACTGCTCGGCGAAGTCGAGGCTGATCTGCGGGGCCATGCGCACCTCTCTAGGAGCAGACTGAACACAGGTGCAGCCCGGCGTCAACGCGCCGCCAGTGTCCCCGGGCGCTACGTACGGCCCGCATCCCCGTGCCTCGGCCCCCGATATGCATCGGGCAAACCCTGAACACGCGTCGTCTCGCGAACGGGTGCACGGGCGGCGGTGTCACCTACTCTCCATGAGCGGCGACGCGGCGCGGCGGTACGAGGGAGTCGTTGCACCTCGCGTGCTAGCCCTTCTCCACCCGCCATGCGCCCCTCTCCCAGCCTCTACGCGCTCGAAGCGCTCAACCCGGATGGCTTCCTCGCCCTCCGCCCCCACGGAGGCGGCGCCGCGGCCCCCGACGACTTCCTCTGTGACTATGCCAACCCCGCCGCGGAGGCGCTGCTGGGCACCGGACTGGTGGGCCCGCCGCTGCTCGCGAGCCGGCCCGCGCTGGGCGGCATGCTCGCACCATGGACGGCCACCCTCGTCACCGGCGCGCGCACCGAGCACGCCTTCAGTCACGGAGAGGGCGAGGCGGCGCGCCAGGTGCGGGCCCGCACGGTGCGCCTGGAGGACGGCCGCCTGGCCGTGTGGCTGGCGGACATCACCGAGGAGGCGCGCTTCGTCGTGGACGCGGAGGCCTTCGAGGAGCGGATGAGCGCCTACGTGGAGTGCATGCCGGACGCGTTCCTCGCGCTGGACGGCGGCTTCCGGGTGCGCCACGCCAACCGCGCCGCGGAGAAGCTCTTCGGCCAGAGCCGGGACGAGCTGCTGGGCCGTGTGCCGTGGGACGCGTACGCGGAGGAGCCCGAGTCCACGCTGCGCCGCCAGTTGCAGCGCGCGATGAGCACCGGACGCACGGTGGAGTTCGAGGAGTGTCTCCCCACGCCGCAGCTCCACGTCCGCGTCACGGCGGTGCCCGCGTCGGGCGGGCTGCTGGTGTACGTGGCGGACATCACCCTGCGCCGGCGCACCGAGGACTCGCTGCGCCGCACCAGCGCCCTCTTCACCGCCGTGCTCCAGGGCTGCACGGAC contains these protein-coding regions:
- a CDS encoding DEAD/DEAH box helicase, giving the protein MAPQISLDFAEQCAAHPALASFHPVVRRWFAERLGEPTRPQVEGWPLIQAGQDVLIAAPTGSGKTLTAFLAALDSLFRLALEGTLPDATQVLYVSPLKALGNDVQKNLLQPLEELLTRARGEGYTPQDLRVQVRSGDTPASERAQMVRRPPHILITTPESLYLYLTAERARATLRKVRTVIVDEIHALARDKRGSHFTLSMERLKALTEVRPQLIGLSATQKPLDAISGFLTGASHRECRRVEVGHLRPWDLTLEIPDAELSSLATHEMWGQIYDRLVELTGQHRTTLIFVNTRKMAERVAHDLGERLGEGTVAAHHGSMSREIRLAAEEKLKAGQLRAMVATASLELGIDVGNVDLVVQLGSTRAISVLLQRVGRAGHHKAAISKGIVFAMTRDELMECAALLNAVHEGDLDAVRIPQKPLDVLAQQIVAACACEEWDERALFSLFQRAYPYRDLTWEEYQGVLEVLSEGIAAARGRAGIHLHRDRVNQRLKGRRGVRITALTNGGAIPDTFTFSVTAEPEGKVVGTLDEDFAVESSPGDIFLLGSTAWRIQRVMGSTVVVEDARGAPPNVPFWRGEAPGRTDELSSQVGRLRQELLEREDAQSFLEKQLRMPPPAVDALMGYLRLGKKMLDAVPSHTTIVAERFFDEAGGMQLIIHAPFGSRINRAWGLALRKRFCRSFDFELQAAATEDGILLSLGEQHSFPLADIFDFLHPDHVEEVLVQAVLQAPIFGTRFRWVATRALALHRMMGGKRVAPNLQRARSEDLLAAVFPAQVGCQDNHGGGDIELPDHPLVKQTMDDCLREAMDIDGLREVLRRMRDGRIKLEARDVPEPSVFAHAMIHSQPYTFLDDAPAEERRVRNVALRRAMPAEDAAAFGALDAAAIATVVEDAAPPMRDEDELHDALLQLILVHAHEVPRGLEVPLFKQGRVAWLELPAGRFLVSAERGNAVRALFPDAVTQPPLPVLEYDRPVERDAAIFQVVRGRMEMLGPTTVAELARLTVLSEDEVNVALHGLESQGSVLRGRFRALESPLAPGETPPLEWCDRRLLQRIHRMTVGRLRKEIEPLSAQDFMRFLFRWHHMEDVDALRGSTGLLKAVRLLQGYEAPASAWERFLLPARMRGYTPDMLERACYAGEVAWGRLTMKDAKPPPGPRRGAPVDPEPAPPPRSRASPTRNAPLTFTLREDLEWMLTAARPHAVLADGDVWTPPDLSVPAKDVVSVLERRGACFFQDLVSRARRLPAEIEDALWELVARGLVTADAVQNLRILQSPAHRKRQKLLQRGGPGRWSLLAPAEPKPQDEVMDQLARLFLQRYGIVWRDLVMREALAPTWRELLFVYRRMEARGEVRGGRFVAGFVGEQFALPEAVDVARAVRRQAPSGVRVQLSGVDPLNLTGVVTPGPRVPAMPGNVVTYVDGVPRGVDELEDEAEGNVGEDTEGGSGEVMAS
- a CDS encoding PAS domain-containing protein, with amino-acid sequence MRPSPSLYALEALNPDGFLALRPHGGGAAAPDDFLCDYANPAAEALLGTGLVGPPLLASRPALGGMLAPWTATLVTGARTEHAFSHGEGEAARQVRARTVRLEDGRLAVWLADITEEARFVVDAEAFEERMSAYVECMPDAFLALDGGFRVRHANRAAEKLFGQSRDELLGRVPWDAYAEEPESTLRRQLQRAMSTGRTVEFEECLPTPQLHVRVTAVPASGGLLVYVADITLRRRTEDSLRRTSALFTAVLQGCTDAIFTKDLAGRYTRINPAGARLMGKTVDEVLGHTDAELWPDEARTTASHDREVLAFRHTFTYEEAQRGARSRVWLSTKGVLKDDTGTVFGLFGISRDITDRKAMEEALRRNEARMLQALSAASLTLFDLRLPEGLLHWERNAASLFGQAELPVEEALGSFLSRIHPEDRLGVAERLARCAEAPGEVVLDYRVLMTDGQVRRQALRARSRAEDGRIGRVLGVLADITHRQPGANGVIQAA